A genome region from Jeongeupia sp. HS-3 includes the following:
- a CDS encoding DUF2909 domain-containing protein, which yields MKLVVIALLLVIVLVLGRAMLQLVRGPAGSPKLVRSLTLRVALSVALFVMLLLGFYLGWWQPNGV from the coding sequence ATGAAGCTCGTCGTCATCGCCTTATTGCTCGTCATCGTGCTGGTGCTCGGCCGCGCCATGCTGCAACTGGTTCGCGGTCCGGCCGGATCGCCGAAACTGGTGCGCTCGCTGACACTGCGGGTTGCCTTGTCGGTGGCGTTGTTTGTCATGCTGCTACTTGGTTTTTACCTGGGGTGGTGGCAGCCGAACGGGGTGTAA
- a CDS encoding SURF1 family protein: protein MGSPALATIQPDTSIGRRRTALLGLGTLVLLTFVLGAWQCQRGLAKLRLAAAASSAHQQPLRNWDGGTLPAPGQRLRLDGNWLPALTLLITPRSRQGQSGAEVVTPFRLHNGSLLLINRGWLAAGKALPPLPAVQPTVEMAAWPRFITLGPTPPEANRFQHVDPAAFARWANASLPVAYAYALNADGLIVDVPHAYLNADRHFAYMASWWGMTLAGALLWWRFRRGTR, encoded by the coding sequence ATGGGTTCCCCTGCACTGGCAACGATACAGCCTGACACTAGCATAGGTCGGCGCCGCACGGCGTTGCTCGGACTGGGCACGCTGGTGTTGCTGACCTTCGTACTCGGCGCATGGCAATGCCAGCGTGGCCTTGCCAAGCTGCGTCTTGCCGCAGCAGCAAGCAGCGCCCACCAACAACCGCTCCGAAACTGGGACGGTGGCACACTGCCAGCGCCAGGCCAGCGGCTACGCCTGGACGGCAACTGGTTGCCGGCTCTCACCCTGCTGATCACGCCACGCTCACGCCAAGGCCAAAGTGGTGCCGAGGTCGTCACGCCATTTCGCTTGCATAACGGTTCGCTGCTGCTGATCAACCGTGGCTGGCTTGCCGCCGGCAAAGCACTACCGCCCTTGCCGGCGGTGCAGCCCACGGTCGAGATGGCCGCCTGGCCACGCTTCATCACCCTCGGACCCACACCGCCCGAAGCCAATCGTTTCCAGCATGTCGACCCAGCCGCCTTTGCCCGCTGGGCCAACGCGTCACTCCCGGTCGCCTATGCTTATGCGCTCAACGCCGACGGCCTCATCGTCGACGTACCGCACGCCTATCTCAATGCCGATCGCCATTTTGCCTACATGGCCAGCTGGTGGGGTATGACACTCGCCGGCGCGCTGCTGTGGTGGCGCTTTCGCAGAGGTACACGATGA
- a CDS encoding heme A synthase, with protein sequence MAKHLNMARWLLLLTLIWTLVLVMLGAWVRLSDAGLGCPDWPGCYGRITPPEAAHDIAHAERAFGGEVDPSKGWKEMIHRYAVGGYGVLMLLACAALWRQRHRDAIPALLILAPLVVLVFQALLGMWTVTLKLMPIVVTAHLLGGMSLIALLSALAVRSRPAAGLSHAGLAPLAATALLLCFAQIALGGWVSSNYAALACNGFPACQGGLAPPAGLAEALRPDRALGLSADGVPLTITHLAAIHWLHRLGALLLLVVVGLTAWRARRIAPRHAALLALSLVIQIGLGIANVLLSLPLPLAVLHNGGAALLLMVITTLLVRCRQEIRHAEPLAHLSFAR encoded by the coding sequence ATGGCAAAACACCTGAATATGGCGCGCTGGCTGTTGTTGTTGACGCTGATCTGGACACTGGTGCTGGTGATGCTCGGCGCCTGGGTGCGGCTATCCGACGCCGGTCTCGGCTGCCCGGACTGGCCCGGTTGCTATGGCCGCATCACCCCACCCGAGGCCGCACACGACATCGCTCATGCCGAGCGGGCTTTCGGTGGCGAGGTCGATCCGTCCAAGGGCTGGAAGGAAATGATCCACCGCTACGCCGTCGGCGGTTATGGCGTGCTGATGCTACTGGCTTGCGCAGCCTTATGGCGGCAACGCCACCGCGATGCCATCCCCGCCTTGCTGATCCTTGCGCCCTTGGTGGTGCTGGTGTTTCAGGCCCTGCTTGGCATGTGGACGGTCACGCTGAAACTGATGCCCATCGTTGTCACCGCCCACTTGCTCGGCGGGATGAGTCTGATCGCGCTGCTCTCGGCACTGGCAGTCCGCAGCCGGCCAGCCGCCGGCTTGTCTCATGCCGGGCTGGCCCCGCTCGCCGCCACGGCGCTGCTGCTGTGCTTTGCCCAGATCGCGCTCGGCGGCTGGGTTTCCAGCAACTATGCCGCGCTGGCCTGTAACGGTTTCCCGGCCTGCCAGGGTGGCCTCGCGCCGCCAGCAGGGCTGGCCGAGGCGCTACGGCCGGATCGCGCACTAGGCCTGAGCGCCGATGGCGTCCCACTCACCATCACCCATCTGGCCGCCATCCATTGGCTGCACCGGCTGGGCGCGTTGCTGCTGCTCGTCGTCGTCGGGCTGACCGCGTGGCGCGCCCGGAGAATTGCCCCGCGGCACGCCGCGTTACTGGCGCTGTCGCTGGTCATCCAGATCGGCCTCGGTATCGCCAATGTCTTGCTATCGCTGCCGCTGCCGCTGGCCGTGCTTCACAACGGCGGTGCGGCCTTGCTGCTTATGGTCATCACTACGCTACTCGTTCGCTGCCGTCAGGAGATCCGCCATGCTGAGCCGCTCGCTCACCTTTCCTTCGCTCGCTGA